A stretch of the Prochlorococcus marinus str. MIT 0918 genome encodes the following:
- the pstA gene encoding phosphate ABC transporter permease PstA: MNRSKLTYNLNSKRNLYERLFTIISALFAIIAVIPLISVIVYVIIKGGSQINLDILLLEPEPPGDDMFSAGGIGPAIVGTLIISTIASLISIPIGVGGGIYLAEYSKGGAFSKFIRFGTNVLAGVPSIIAGVFIYAVIVATKILFGSTFSGIAGGMALSILMLPTVIKTTDEGLKLVSDDLRKGALGIGASMFTTVVKITLPAAFRTISTGIVLGLARAAGETAPLLFTALFSRYYITGFGDLFYEMASLSVLIYNFALEPYQAQNELAWAASFVLVIILLAMNIISRYVSHITSEG, translated from the coding sequence ATGAATAGATCAAAACTTACATACAATCTTAATTCTAAAAGGAATTTATATGAGAGATTATTTACTATAATATCTGCTCTATTTGCAATTATTGCTGTTATACCACTTATTTCAGTAATTGTATATGTAATTATTAAAGGAGGTTCTCAAATTAATCTTGATATTTTATTGTTAGAACCTGAACCACCAGGGGATGATATGTTTTCAGCTGGAGGAATTGGACCGGCAATTGTGGGGACCTTAATTATATCTACTATTGCTTCATTAATATCTATACCAATTGGGGTTGGAGGTGGAATTTATTTAGCTGAATATTCCAAAGGAGGTGCATTCTCTAAATTTATTAGATTTGGAACTAATGTTCTAGCAGGAGTTCCTTCTATTATTGCAGGTGTATTTATTTATGCTGTGATAGTAGCAACTAAAATACTTTTTGGAAGTACTTTTAGTGGCATTGCAGGAGGTATGGCATTGTCTATTTTAATGCTACCAACAGTTATTAAAACTACAGATGAAGGACTTAAGTTAGTATCAGATGATCTAAGGAAAGGAGCATTAGGTATAGGTGCTTCTATGTTCACAACAGTTGTAAAAATAACTTTACCTGCAGCTTTTAGAACTATATCTACAGGGATTGTTTTGGGCTTAGCTAGAGCTGCTGGCGAAACAGCACCATTACTTTTTACGGCATTATTTTCTCGTTATTACATAACAGGTTTTGGAGACTTGTTTTACGAAATGGCTTCTCTTTCTGTTCTTATTTATAACTTTGCCTTGGAGCCATATCAAGCTCAAAATGAACTTGCATGGGCAGCTTCTTTTGTACTAGTTATTATATTATTGGCCATGAATATTATTTCTAGATATGTTAGCCATATTACCTCTGAGGGATAA
- a CDS encoding LapA family protein gives MQQTNLKAVNFALMFALALLTAYFTLENTASTTINIIPGVSGSLPIAALVIISSGVGACGAWLFASWTDKLRGNEIKELQETKSRMKDLEIDLNRLKTKQNNILPFMSMSNFSSEKESTLDKEVA, from the coding sequence ATGCAACAAACTAACTTGAAAGCAGTCAACTTTGCCTTAATGTTCGCTCTTGCACTATTAACTGCTTATTTTACTTTAGAAAATACTGCCTCTACAACTATCAACATAATTCCGGGTGTCTCAGGGTCACTTCCCATAGCAGCATTAGTGATTATTTCATCTGGTGTAGGTGCTTGTGGAGCATGGCTTTTTGCCAGCTGGACTGACAAGTTAAGAGGGAACGAGATCAAAGAATTACAAGAGACTAAAAGTAGAATGAAGGACTTAGAAATTGATTTAAACAGATTAAAGACAAAGCAAAATAATATTTTGCCATTTATGAGTATGAGTAACTTCTCTAGTGAGAAAGAATCCACCCTTGACAAAGAAGTTGCTTAA
- the pstC gene encoding phosphate ABC transporter permease subunit PstC — translation MTIESEQRFLLKKRQPLEKLTDKAFKLFTLVMASTVSIVLLGIFIVIFYESLDSMSRYGFEFLTTSAWDPVSDEYGAFTAIYGTLITSLSSLLIAVPLGVGAAIFITEDIIPKKIRDIIGLMVELLAAIPSVVLGLWAIFVMEPFIRPFLTLLYKAFGWIPFFSTEPIGPGLAPAILILVVMILPIITSISRDSINQVPNSLREAAYGIGSTRWVAIFNVILPAAISGIAGGVLLGLGRAMGETMAVTMIIGNSNSFNWSLLSPGYTISAMLANQFGEADGSQVSSLMYAAFVLMLLTLIVNIFAQFIVKKLSLKY, via the coding sequence GTGACAATTGAGAGCGAGCAAAGGTTTCTGCTTAAGAAGAGACAGCCTTTAGAAAAGCTAACAGACAAAGCTTTTAAGCTGTTTACTCTTGTAATGGCATCTACAGTTTCAATTGTCTTATTAGGTATTTTTATAGTTATTTTTTATGAATCACTTGACTCAATGAGTCGATATGGATTTGAGTTTCTAACAACATCTGCTTGGGATCCTGTATCAGATGAATATGGAGCATTTACGGCTATTTATGGTACTTTGATAACCTCATTATCTTCTTTACTAATAGCTGTCCCACTTGGGGTAGGCGCTGCAATTTTTATCACCGAAGATATTATTCCTAAAAAGATAAGAGATATAATTGGTTTAATGGTTGAACTATTGGCTGCTATCCCTTCAGTAGTTCTTGGATTATGGGCAATATTTGTAATGGAGCCTTTTATAAGACCTTTCTTAACTTTGCTTTATAAAGCATTTGGTTGGATTCCTTTTTTTAGTACAGAACCTATTGGACCTGGACTTGCTCCTGCAATATTAATTTTGGTAGTAATGATTCTTCCTATTATTACTTCAATATCAAGAGATTCAATTAATCAGGTTCCTAATAGTTTAAGAGAAGCAGCCTATGGAATTGGTTCGACTAGATGGGTAGCTATTTTTAATGTTATTCTTCCCGCAGCTATATCAGGTATAGCTGGTGGAGTCTTACTTGGACTTGGGAGAGCAATGGGAGAAACCATGGCAGTCACAATGATTATTGGGAATTCAAATAGTTTTAATTGGTCTCTACTTTCACCTGGATACACAATATCAGCAATGTTGGCTAATCAATTTGGAGAAGCAGATGGAAGTCAAGTCTCATCTTTAATGTATGCAGCCTTTGTTCTTATGTTATTAACATTAATAGTGAATATATTTGCACAGTTTATAGTAAAGAAATTAAGTTTAAAATATTAA
- the nrdJ gene encoding ribonucleoside-triphosphate reductase, adenosylcobalamin-dependent codes for MSLATSKQDIGASYSSTEGASKDFPKSAPAANPVFYRTYSRKTPLGRESWEQVSTRNLEGLVQLGSLTKSEVDLMQRMQSEKKALPSGRWLWIGGTDWINKEKNFSGAYNCTSTNLIDWEAFALMMDLAMMGCGTGAIIEPHLINQLPIILNRIQINSVSNIGITKDSLRQEHTTKTINKNTVSIKVGDSRRGWVESYRTLLELSSDPQFNGNTVEVNIDLTDVRPAGESLKGFGGMANPVKLKDLYPRVADILTKGIGRQLTSVECCLLIDEAAVTIVAGNIRRSAGMRQFSSNDFLASSAKENLWQQDSNGNWRIDPERDALRMANHTRVYHSRPSLKEINDAVTKQFHSGEGAIQFAPEAIARSNADLLTTKKLKDQFIKIYCEEGKAESSKWLQNTFGPIEPYELEHRLGRYGLNPCGEILGADFHCNLAEVHLNQINPSDKEGQTNAFKAAALSVACLLNHRFEIDRYRKSRQLDPIVGVSFTGLFDFFVHAFGTPWLKWWEQGRPDSKEGQEFKIKEKEYLKSWKDVVNQTVWEYCDKHNLRRPNRCTTVQPAGTKSLLTGAAPGWHPPKAQRFIRRITFRKSDPVAMACMDYGYTIVPSQSDKDDQGRLLDDPFDPRCTEWLVEIPTEVSWANIPGADEIEINNFSALAQFDFYMQVQTFYTEHNTSATIEFRENEIEELSEAIFKTIDNNNGYISAALLARFDANATFPRLPFEPIDEKTFNELQSEVLKRRVSKNFFDSLSLYDQGELTEAGPAGCDSDKCLLPLSKPQ; via the coding sequence TTGTCCTTAGCAACTAGCAAACAAGACATTGGTGCTTCGTATTCATCAACAGAGGGAGCAAGTAAAGATTTTCCTAAAAGTGCTCCTGCTGCAAATCCTGTCTTTTATAGGACTTATAGCCGAAAAACACCTTTAGGTCGTGAAAGCTGGGAACAAGTAAGTACAAGAAATCTTGAGGGACTAGTTCAACTAGGAAGCTTAACTAAAAGCGAAGTTGATCTAATGCAAAGAATGCAATCAGAAAAGAAAGCTCTACCTTCAGGAAGATGGTTATGGATTGGTGGAACAGATTGGATTAATAAAGAAAAAAATTTTTCAGGGGCATATAATTGCACATCAACAAATCTCATTGACTGGGAAGCATTTGCCCTAATGATGGATTTGGCAATGATGGGCTGCGGAACAGGTGCGATTATTGAACCTCATTTAATCAATCAATTACCAATTATTCTTAATCGAATCCAAATAAATTCTGTATCTAACATAGGAATTACAAAAGATAGTCTGCGTCAGGAACATACAACTAAAACAATAAACAAGAACACTGTTTCTATAAAAGTTGGTGATAGCCGCAGAGGTTGGGTGGAAAGCTATCGAACCCTCTTAGAATTGAGCAGTGATCCTCAATTCAATGGAAATACAGTTGAGGTAAACATAGATCTAACAGATGTAAGGCCAGCAGGTGAATCACTTAAAGGGTTTGGTGGAATGGCTAATCCAGTGAAATTAAAAGACTTATACCCTCGAGTTGCAGACATTCTCACTAAAGGCATAGGCAGGCAACTAACTTCAGTTGAATGCTGTTTACTTATAGATGAAGCAGCAGTGACAATTGTTGCAGGAAATATTAGAAGAAGTGCAGGCATGCGCCAATTCTCTTCTAATGATTTTCTAGCTTCATCTGCTAAAGAAAATTTGTGGCAACAAGATTCGAATGGAAATTGGAGAATTGATCCAGAAAGGGATGCCCTTCGAATGGCTAATCACACGCGCGTGTATCACAGCCGTCCTTCTCTTAAAGAAATAAATGATGCCGTAACAAAACAATTTCATTCTGGAGAAGGTGCTATCCAATTTGCTCCTGAAGCAATAGCTAGATCAAACGCTGATCTTTTAACTACAAAAAAACTAAAAGATCAATTCATCAAAATCTATTGCGAAGAAGGTAAAGCAGAATCATCAAAATGGTTACAAAACACCTTTGGTCCTATTGAGCCATATGAATTAGAACATCGCCTTGGCAGATATGGACTCAACCCATGTGGAGAGATTCTTGGAGCAGATTTTCATTGCAACCTTGCAGAAGTCCATCTAAATCAAATAAATCCTTCTGACAAAGAAGGACAAACTAATGCATTCAAAGCAGCAGCTCTTTCAGTTGCATGCCTATTAAATCACCGATTTGAAATTGATCGCTATAGAAAAAGTAGACAATTAGACCCAATAGTTGGTGTTAGCTTTACAGGTTTATTTGATTTCTTTGTTCACGCGTTTGGAACCCCATGGCTTAAATGGTGGGAGCAAGGTCGACCTGATTCAAAAGAAGGGCAGGAGTTTAAAATTAAAGAAAAAGAATATTTAAAAAGTTGGAAAGATGTTGTCAACCAAACAGTTTGGGAATATTGCGACAAACATAACTTACGTAGACCAAATAGATGTACAACTGTTCAACCTGCAGGAACTAAAAGCTTATTAACTGGAGCAGCTCCAGGATGGCATCCACCAAAAGCTCAAAGATTTATAAGAAGAATTACTTTTAGAAAATCTGATCCTGTAGCAATGGCATGTATGGATTATGGCTACACCATTGTTCCATCTCAATCAGATAAAGATGATCAAGGCAGACTGCTAGATGATCCATTCGATCCAAGATGTACAGAGTGGCTTGTTGAAATACCAACAGAAGTTAGCTGGGCCAATATCCCTGGAGCAGATGAAATAGAGATAAACAACTTCTCGGCTCTCGCACAATTCGATTTCTATATGCAAGTTCAAACTTTTTATACTGAACATAATACTTCTGCAACTATAGAATTTCGTGAAAATGAAATAGAGGAGCTTTCCGAAGCAATTTTTAAAACAATAGATAACAATAACGGATATATATCTGCCGCTTTACTTGCGAGATTTGATGCAAATGCGACATTCCCAAGGCTTCCTTTTGAACCAATAGACGAAAAAACCTTTAATGAACTTCAATCTGAAGTTCTAAAAAGGCGAGTATCTAAGAATTTCTTTGATTCTCTAAGTCTCTATGACCAAGGTGAATTAACTGAAGCAGGTCCTGCAGGTTGTGATTCTGATAAATGCTTACTACCTTTATCTAAACCTCAATAG
- the pstB gene encoding phosphate ABC transporter ATP-binding protein PstB, which yields MNSTNTLSKESSGQETSISLQNVTISYRDSDAVRNVFCDIPKGKVTALIGPSGCGKSTILRSLNRMNDLIAGCQLKGKILFEGIDLYSLDIDPVEVRRKIGMVFQQPNPFPKTIFENIAFGARINGFNGDMDDLVEQSLRKAAVWDECKDKLKESGYSLSGGQQQRLCIARTIAIEPDVILMDEPCSALDPISTIKIEETIHELKKKYTIIIVTHNMQQALRVSDMTAFFNASKKEGSHDGKVGYLVEFGETKKIFNAPVQKATKDYISGKFG from the coding sequence ATGAATAGTACTAATACGCTATCCAAAGAATCTTCTGGTCAAGAGACTTCAATTTCACTTCAAAATGTAACTATAAGTTATCGAGATTCGGATGCAGTTAGGAATGTATTTTGCGATATTCCTAAAGGAAAAGTAACGGCACTAATAGGTCCTTCTGGTTGTGGCAAGTCTACTATTCTTAGGTCTTTAAATCGAATGAACGATTTAATTGCAGGTTGCCAGCTTAAGGGAAAAATATTATTTGAAGGTATTGATTTATATTCTTTAGATATTGATCCTGTAGAAGTAAGAAGAAAAATTGGAATGGTTTTTCAACAACCAAACCCTTTTCCAAAAACAATTTTTGAAAATATCGCTTTTGGGGCAAGAATTAATGGATTTAATGGAGATATGGATGATTTAGTAGAACAATCGCTAAGAAAAGCTGCAGTATGGGATGAATGTAAAGATAAATTGAAAGAAAGTGGATACTCATTATCAGGAGGCCAACAGCAAAGATTATGTATTGCTAGGACAATTGCAATAGAGCCAGATGTAATTTTAATGGATGAACCTTGTTCAGCTTTAGATCCTATATCTACAATAAAAATCGAAGAAACTATTCATGAACTTAAAAAGAAATATACAATTATTATTGTTACGCATAATATGCAACAGGCTTTAAGAGTTAGTGATATGACAGCATTCTTCAATGCTTCTAAGAAAGAAGGTTCTCATGATGGGAAAGTTGGATATTTGGTAGAATTTGGCGAAACAAAAAAGATATTTAATGCTCCAGTTCAAAAGGCTACAAAAGATTATATATCAGGGAAATTTGGTTAA
- a CDS encoding RNA recognition motif-containing protein, whose product MTTTHKQVEILSKSTNDAIIDQLRACNTKDEILAFERWFDKTVNAGPLYAVICQLLRNRSISRSTASKWFETLLQNRDERIEKG is encoded by the coding sequence ATGACAACTACTCATAAACAAGTGGAAATTCTAAGTAAAAGCACTAATGACGCAATTATTGATCAACTAAGAGCTTGCAATACTAAAGATGAAATCTTGGCCTTTGAAAGATGGTTTGACAAAACAGTCAATGCAGGACCGCTTTACGCAGTTATATGCCAATTGCTTAGAAATAGATCAATATCTAGGAGCACAGCTTCAAAATGGTTTGAAACCTTGCTCCAAAATAGAGATGAAAGAATAGAAAAAGGTTAA